One region of Prosthecobacter dejongeii genomic DNA includes:
- a CDS encoding Crp/Fnr family transcriptional regulator: MSADFTSPQLPPVGILEPLGDDDRDILSGYGVFRPVQPGQHLIEEGMAQTGLYYIISGKLHATAMRGGHKVLLGSVQSGETVGEINLLDPSAASATVTAVDFSQVWHIDSKSLEAYLNEYPRPASWLLIGIGKTIARRLRSVNEKIASFYGG; the protein is encoded by the coding sequence TTTACTTCCCCCCAACTCCCTCCTGTCGGAATTCTTGAACCTCTCGGCGATGATGATCGTGACATACTCAGTGGCTACGGGGTTTTTCGTCCGGTACAGCCAGGACAGCATTTGATTGAGGAAGGTATGGCCCAGACGGGTCTTTATTACATTATTTCTGGTAAGCTCCACGCCACGGCCATGCGTGGTGGGCACAAGGTACTATTAGGGAGTGTGCAATCCGGCGAAACTGTAGGGGAAATCAACCTCCTGGATCCTTCCGCGGCCAGCGCCACCGTCACTGCCGTGGATTTTAGCCAAGTCTGGCATATTGATTCGAAGAGCCTGGAAGCGTATCTCAATGAATACCCACGTCCTGCATCGTGGTTGCTCATTGGGATCGGTAAGACCATTGCCCGTCGTCTGCGCTCAGTGAATGAAAAAATCGCCAGCTTTTACGGTGGTTGA